Proteins encoded together in one Benincasa hispida cultivar B227 chromosome 1, ASM972705v1, whole genome shotgun sequence window:
- the LOC120083156 gene encoding poly(A) polymerase I isoform X6, which yields MAMAFSAPGLARRIPYTRSPLLFCIRKARLQSSVAIRFAAESGILCKEEDKDCISFALRRKEEIERTDSSIPQWKTLSSEDVGIDTSMISKPTRLVLNGLRKQGYEVYLVGGCVRDLVLRRIPKDFDIITSAQLKEVRKIFTRSLIVGKRFPICHVYVLNTIIEVSSFSTSGSRNGFNNYITKPSNLNEPDYIRWKNCSQRDFTINSLMYDPYKKIVYDYLGAMEDIRKSKVRTIKPANLSFTEDCARILRAVRIAARLGFCFTRDIALSIKELSCSVLKLDKGRILMEMNYMLAFGSAEASLRLLWRFGLLEILLPIQILLSNLDKFVAPNRPCHSSLWIALLAFHKALVDQPQDPVVVAAFSLAVHSGGSLYEAIEIAQNISQPHASFHEIVESNHKESDYSLLEQVVDLAVSVDAVICKMTNKQYVSQAMIKYPQAPWSDLVFIPQALSMRVRAIFGCVRSNERGPIPKRSRTINHDSLAMGILPEVRHVFARIVFDTVFPRKQNGQFNNVEPTKR from the exons ATGGCTATGGCATTTTCAGCTCCAGGGCTTGCTCGGAGGATTCCTTACACTCGCTCTCCGCTGCTCTTTTGTATTCGCAAG GCGCGACTTCAAAGCTCCGTAGCCATTAGGTTTGCTGCTGAATCGGGAATCCTCTGCAAGGAGGAAGATAAAGATTGTATTTCGTTTGCTTTGCGTAGAAAAG AAGAAATAGAGCGGACTGATAGCTCAATACCTCAATGGAAGACATTGAGTTCTGAGGATGTTGGGATTGATACATCAATGATTTCAAAGCCTACGCGACTGGTTTTAAATGGACTGAGGAAACAAG GGTATGAAGTTTATCTTGTTGGTGGGTGTGTTCGGGATCTTGTCCTAAGGAGAATTCCTAAAGACTTTGATATCATCACTTCAGCTCAGCTCAAAGAG GTACGGAAAATTTTTACCCGATCTCTAATCGTTGGAAAGCGGTTTCCAATTTGTCATGTATATGTGCTTAACACTATTATAGAG GTTTCGAGCTTTAGCACCTCTGGAAGTAGGAATGGTTTTAATAATTACATTACCAAACCTTCCAACTTAAATGAGCCTGATTATATTCGCTGGAAGAATTGCTCTCAGCGGGACTTTACAATTAACAG tttgatgtatgatCCTTACAAAAAGATTGTATATGACTATTTGGGGGCAATGGAGGACATAAGAAAATCCAAG GTGCGAACTATAAAACCTGCAAATCTTTCCTTTACTGAGGACTGTG CTCGAATTTTACGTGCGGTAAGAATCGCAGCTCGATTAGGATTTTGTTTTACCAGAGACATAGCACTTTCCATAAAAGAGTTATCTTGCTCTGTGTTAAAACTTGACAAG GGGCGAATACTTATGGAAATGAATTATATGTTAGCATTTGGATCTGCAGAGGCTTCTTTGAGATTATTGTGGAGATTCGGACTTCTCGAGATACTTCTTCCAATCCAA ATTTTGCTTTCCAACCTTGATAAATTTGTGGCACCCAATCGACCATGCCATAGCAGCTTATG GATTGCTCTCTTAGCATTTCATAAAGCTTTGGTTGACCAGCCTCAAGATCCAGTGGTTGTTGCAGCATTTAGCCTTGCTGTCCATAGTGGTGGATCCTTGTATGAAGCAATTGAAATAGCCCAAAATATATCGCAGCCACATGCATCATTTCATGAAATAGTAGAAAGTAACCACAAAGAATCAGATTATTCACTGCTGGAGCAGGTCGTTGATCTTGCAGTTTCAGTGGATGCCGTGATATGCAAGATGACCAATAAGCAATATGTTTCACAAGCTATGATCAAATATCCTCAAGCACCTTGGTCAGATCTG GTTTTCATCCCACAGGCTTTGTCAATGAGGGTACGTGCAATTTTTGGATGTGTTAGGAGCAATGAAAGGGGACCGATTCCGAAAAGAAGTAGAACAATCAACCATGATTCCTTGGCTATGGGGATCTTACCGGAGGTTCGACATGTTTTTGCTAGGATTGTTTTCGACACAGTTTTCCCTCGAAAGCAAAATGGACAGTTCAATAATGTCGAACCAACCAAGAGATGA
- the LOC120083156 gene encoding poly(A) polymerase I isoform X1: MAMAFSAPGLARRIPYTRSPLLFCIRKARLQSSVAIRFAAESGILCKEEDKDCISFALRRKEEIERTDSSIPQWKTLSSEDVGIDTSMISKPTRLVLNGLRKQGYEVYLVGGCVRDLVLRRIPKDFDIITSAQLKEVRKIFTRSLIVGKRFPICHVYVLNTIIEVSSFSTSGSRNGFNNYITKPSNLNEPDYIRWKNCSQRDFTINSLMYDPYKKIVYDYLGAMEDIRKSKVRTIKPANLSFTEDCARILRAVRIAARLGFCFTRDIALSIKELSCSVLKLDKVSAIPANYGFDISLGQFSIYLLILQGRILMEMNYMLAFGSAEASLRLLWRFGLLEILLPIQASYFVSQGFRRRDASSNMLLILLSNLDKFVAPNRPCHSSLWIALLAFHKALVDQPQDPVVVAAFSLAVHSGGSLYEAIEIAQNISQPHASFHEIVESNHKESDYSLLEQVVDLAVSVDAVICKMTNKQYVSQAMIKYPQAPWSDLVFIPQALSMRVRAIFGCVRSNERGPIPKRSRTINHDSLAMGILPEVRHVFARIVFDTVFPRKQNGQFNNVEPTKR, translated from the exons ATGGCTATGGCATTTTCAGCTCCAGGGCTTGCTCGGAGGATTCCTTACACTCGCTCTCCGCTGCTCTTTTGTATTCGCAAG GCGCGACTTCAAAGCTCCGTAGCCATTAGGTTTGCTGCTGAATCGGGAATCCTCTGCAAGGAGGAAGATAAAGATTGTATTTCGTTTGCTTTGCGTAGAAAAG AAGAAATAGAGCGGACTGATAGCTCAATACCTCAATGGAAGACATTGAGTTCTGAGGATGTTGGGATTGATACATCAATGATTTCAAAGCCTACGCGACTGGTTTTAAATGGACTGAGGAAACAAG GGTATGAAGTTTATCTTGTTGGTGGGTGTGTTCGGGATCTTGTCCTAAGGAGAATTCCTAAAGACTTTGATATCATCACTTCAGCTCAGCTCAAAGAG GTACGGAAAATTTTTACCCGATCTCTAATCGTTGGAAAGCGGTTTCCAATTTGTCATGTATATGTGCTTAACACTATTATAGAG GTTTCGAGCTTTAGCACCTCTGGAAGTAGGAATGGTTTTAATAATTACATTACCAAACCTTCCAACTTAAATGAGCCTGATTATATTCGCTGGAAGAATTGCTCTCAGCGGGACTTTACAATTAACAG tttgatgtatgatCCTTACAAAAAGATTGTATATGACTATTTGGGGGCAATGGAGGACATAAGAAAATCCAAG GTGCGAACTATAAAACCTGCAAATCTTTCCTTTACTGAGGACTGTG CTCGAATTTTACGTGCGGTAAGAATCGCAGCTCGATTAGGATTTTGTTTTACCAGAGACATAGCACTTTCCATAAAAGAGTTATCTTGCTCTGTGTTAAAACTTGACAAGGTATCTGCCATTCCGGCTAATTATGGTTTTGATATCTCCTTAggccaattttcaatttatcttttaatattaCAGGGGCGAATACTTATGGAAATGAATTATATGTTAGCATTTGGATCTGCAGAGGCTTCTTTGAGATTATTGTGGAGATTCGGACTTCTCGAGATACTTCTTCCAATCCAA GCATCATATTTTGTTTCCCAAGGATTCAGGAGGCGTGATGCAAGTTCAAATATGCTGCTG ATTTTGCTTTCCAACCTTGATAAATTTGTGGCACCCAATCGACCATGCCATAGCAGCTTATG GATTGCTCTCTTAGCATTTCATAAAGCTTTGGTTGACCAGCCTCAAGATCCAGTGGTTGTTGCAGCATTTAGCCTTGCTGTCCATAGTGGTGGATCCTTGTATGAAGCAATTGAAATAGCCCAAAATATATCGCAGCCACATGCATCATTTCATGAAATAGTAGAAAGTAACCACAAAGAATCAGATTATTCACTGCTGGAGCAGGTCGTTGATCTTGCAGTTTCAGTGGATGCCGTGATATGCAAGATGACCAATAAGCAATATGTTTCACAAGCTATGATCAAATATCCTCAAGCACCTTGGTCAGATCTG GTTTTCATCCCACAGGCTTTGTCAATGAGGGTACGTGCAATTTTTGGATGTGTTAGGAGCAATGAAAGGGGACCGATTCCGAAAAGAAGTAGAACAATCAACCATGATTCCTTGGCTATGGGGATCTTACCGGAGGTTCGACATGTTTTTGCTAGGATTGTTTTCGACACAGTTTTCCCTCGAAAGCAAAATGGACAGTTCAATAATGTCGAACCAACCAAGAGATGA
- the LOC120083156 gene encoding poly(A) polymerase I isoform X9: MISKPTRLVLNGLRKQGYEVYLVGGCVRDLVLRRIPKDFDIITSAQLKEVRKIFTRSLIVGKRFPICHVYVLNTIIEVSSFSTSGSRNGFNNYITKPSNLNEPDYIRWKNCSQRDFTINSLMYDPYKKIVYDYLGAMEDIRKSKVRTIKPANLSFTEDCARILRAVRIAARLGFCFTRDIALSIKELSCSVLKLDKVSAIPANYGFDISLGQFSIYLLILQGRILMEMNYMLAFGSAEASLRLLWRFGLLEILLPIQASYFVSQGFRRRDASSNMLLILLSNLDKFVAPNRPCHSSLWIALLAFHKALVDQPQDPVVVAAFSLAVHSGGSLYEAIEIAQNISQPHASFHEIVESNHKESDYSLLEQVVDLAVSVDAVICKMTNKQYVSQAMIKYPQAPWSDLVFIPQALSMRVRAIFGCVRSNERGPIPKRSRTINHDSLAMGILPEVRHVFARIVFDTVFPRKQNGQFNNVEPTKR; encoded by the exons ATGATTTCAAAGCCTACGCGACTGGTTTTAAATGGACTGAGGAAACAAG GGTATGAAGTTTATCTTGTTGGTGGGTGTGTTCGGGATCTTGTCCTAAGGAGAATTCCTAAAGACTTTGATATCATCACTTCAGCTCAGCTCAAAGAG GTACGGAAAATTTTTACCCGATCTCTAATCGTTGGAAAGCGGTTTCCAATTTGTCATGTATATGTGCTTAACACTATTATAGAG GTTTCGAGCTTTAGCACCTCTGGAAGTAGGAATGGTTTTAATAATTACATTACCAAACCTTCCAACTTAAATGAGCCTGATTATATTCGCTGGAAGAATTGCTCTCAGCGGGACTTTACAATTAACAG tttgatgtatgatCCTTACAAAAAGATTGTATATGACTATTTGGGGGCAATGGAGGACATAAGAAAATCCAAG GTGCGAACTATAAAACCTGCAAATCTTTCCTTTACTGAGGACTGTG CTCGAATTTTACGTGCGGTAAGAATCGCAGCTCGATTAGGATTTTGTTTTACCAGAGACATAGCACTTTCCATAAAAGAGTTATCTTGCTCTGTGTTAAAACTTGACAAGGTATCTGCCATTCCGGCTAATTATGGTTTTGATATCTCCTTAggccaattttcaatttatcttttaatattaCAGGGGCGAATACTTATGGAAATGAATTATATGTTAGCATTTGGATCTGCAGAGGCTTCTTTGAGATTATTGTGGAGATTCGGACTTCTCGAGATACTTCTTCCAATCCAA GCATCATATTTTGTTTCCCAAGGATTCAGGAGGCGTGATGCAAGTTCAAATATGCTGCTG ATTTTGCTTTCCAACCTTGATAAATTTGTGGCACCCAATCGACCATGCCATAGCAGCTTATG GATTGCTCTCTTAGCATTTCATAAAGCTTTGGTTGACCAGCCTCAAGATCCAGTGGTTGTTGCAGCATTTAGCCTTGCTGTCCATAGTGGTGGATCCTTGTATGAAGCAATTGAAATAGCCCAAAATATATCGCAGCCACATGCATCATTTCATGAAATAGTAGAAAGTAACCACAAAGAATCAGATTATTCACTGCTGGAGCAGGTCGTTGATCTTGCAGTTTCAGTGGATGCCGTGATATGCAAGATGACCAATAAGCAATATGTTTCACAAGCTATGATCAAATATCCTCAAGCACCTTGGTCAGATCTG GTTTTCATCCCACAGGCTTTGTCAATGAGGGTACGTGCAATTTTTGGATGTGTTAGGAGCAATGAAAGGGGACCGATTCCGAAAAGAAGTAGAACAATCAACCATGATTCCTTGGCTATGGGGATCTTACCGGAGGTTCGACATGTTTTTGCTAGGATTGTTTTCGACACAGTTTTCCCTCGAAAGCAAAATGGACAGTTCAATAATGTCGAACCAACCAAGAGATGA